Below is a window of Microbacterium saperdae DNA.
CCGTGCGGCGGCGCTGGCGAGCATCGCGACCGGATCCGCGATCATCACCCACACGACGCACTTCGGTGAACTCGCGCTCGAGCAGATCGACCTGCTCGAAGAGGTCGGCGTCTCCCCGGATCGCATCGTCATCAGCCACCTCGGCGACCGCGAGGACACGGATCATCTGCTCCGGATCGCCGACAGGGGCGTCTACCTCAGCATCGACAACGTCGGCTACGAGAACGACGGATATCCCGACGACAGTGTGCGGCTGCGCAGTCTGGACGCCCTCATCGCGAACGGGCACGCGGACCGCATCGTGCTCGGCACCGACATCGCGCAGCGCTCGGCGCTGCGGTCCTACGGAGGGCGCGGCTACGACTGGCTCATCCGGGACTTCGTCCCCAAGATGCGGGCGGCCGGCATCAGCGAGGAGCACATCCTCGGTGCCACGACCCAGAACATCGCGCGGGTCCTCACGCGGCGGTGACGTCGCTGCGCGCCACCGCCACGCCGCTCAGTTCGCGACGACGGTCAGCAGGTTCGACGTGACGTGCGTCGTGTCGGCGAGGAAGGCTCGGGCGACGAACGTGTGGGCGCCCTTGCTCAGAGTGATCGCGGTGCGGTGCGGGGCGTACAGGGAGGTCTCGATCTCCCTGCCGTTGTCGTAGACGACGTAGGAGTGCACGTCCGCCGGGGCGGCGAGGGAGGCGTTCAGGATCACGACGTCTCCTTCGGCCTTGATCGCGCCGTGCGCCGGGCCGGAGAGAGACAGGACGGCACTCGAGACGGCGACCGGCTTGACGGCGAGGTCGAGGAAGCCCGAGTAGCGGCACAGGTCGTACCCGAGCCGATTCCCCGCGTTGAACTTCGCCTTCGCGTTCACCAGTCCGTCATAGGCGCCGGGGAACGGGGCTGCCGGATTCCACCAGGTCATCGCTTCGCTGTAGATCCAGGTGTACCGATCGCTCTTCAGCATCGAGTGGTAGACGTTGTGCTCGTACCACTTCTGCACATCCGTCGCCGTGAGGGACGAGTAGTACGCGTACTTCGATGCGATCCCGGCTCGCGCGTGGCCGAGCGTGTTGTCGACGTAGACAGTCGAGCCCATCTCGATGCGGCCGTACGCCTCGTGCTCGGTCGCGGGGAGCAGGTACCAGGCGCCCTCCTGGTACTGCCGGCTCCGCAGGAACTGCGTCGTTTCGTCGTGGTAGTAGTCGTCCTCACTGCCGTCGACGATCGTGACCGTGTCCGCCATGGTCGACAACATGCCTCCGACGAACGCGGGGAAGGTCGCGTAGGGGGAGTCGTACTCGTGACCCTCGTAGTTCTCGGACTGATAGCGCAGCATGACCCCGAGGAAGTAGAACAGCACGATCACATCGGGCTTCGCGGTCTGCAGCGCCGTCATGAACTGGGCGCCGCGGAGGCGCACCTGTGCGCAGACCTGTGCGTAGGTCTTTCCGGGGAACTGTGCGGACGAATAGATCCAGGTGTCGGCGCCGTAATCCTCCGGATCCAGG
It encodes the following:
- a CDS encoding phosphotriesterase family protein, with translation MTSVTGPLAPEVLGITHSHEHILWDYFDLINSYDVIFDDENVAAQELRWFKEAGGGTLVDCTTTGITPRPDALRRISEATDVNIVLGCGWYRERVWGREVGEKTSTQLADVLVRHLTTGFDDTDVVAGFIGEIGTERGVISPAEERVFRAAALASIATGSAIITHTTHFGELALEQIDLLEEVGVSPDRIVISHLGDREDTDHLLRIADRGVYLSIDNVGYENDGYPDDSVRLRSLDALIANGHADRIVLGTDIAQRSALRSYGGRGYDWLIRDFVPKMRAAGISEEHILGATTQNIARVLTRR